The following are encoded together in the Plasmodium malariae genome assembly, chromosome: 1 genome:
- the PmUG01_01020400 gene encoding Cg8 protein, putative gives MHLHSNLRKRPQGEHIFIFMKKNFNNICKRYIASQPLGINIPEPPPREFLPNGEPKKYRLNQRYYNHKYDWERWSLRPAGVFHTYLYGEFAKDHKPLLAWLLQYPLPLAFIPYFLFAFGLSFAFHHISYLGIKPKRFTVEWVEANKERERAENTNPITRYLDRRRKERGPHWILEDFLPSHPCYLHMSKYHHDTELLRKRQEEAEEKDGADEEDEVNEAEDDAAK, from the coding sequence atgcATTTACATTCAAATTTACGAAAAAGACCACAGGgagaacatatttttatttttatgaagaaaaattttaataatatatgtaaaagatATATAGCATCCCAACCCTTAGGAATTAATATACCGGAGCCCCCACCAAGAGAATTTTTGCCAAATGGAGAACCAAAAAAATACCGACTGAATCAAAGATATTATAACCATAAATATGATTGGGAAAGATGGTCGTTAAGACCAGCTGGGGTGtttcatacatatttatatggaGAGTTTGCAAAAGATCATAAGCCTTTATTAGCATGGTTACTACAATACCCTTTACCATTAGCTTTTATTCCTTACTTTTTGTTTGCCTTTGGCTTATCTTTTGCCTTTCATCATATATCATACCTTGGCATAAAACCAAAGAGGTTTACCGTCGAATGGGTTGAAGCTAACAAAGAAAGAGAGAGAGCTGAAAACACGAACCCCATTACAAGATACCTAGATAggagaagaaaagaaagaggACCTCACTGGATTCTTGAAGATTTTTTACCGAGTCATCCGTGCTACTTACATATGAGTAAATATCATCATGATACGGAACTACTTAGAAAGCGACAAGAAGAAGCTGAAGAAAAAGACGGTGCAGATGAAGAGGATGAAGTGAATGAAGCGGAAGACGATGCTGCCAAGTGA